In Notamacropus eugenii isolate mMacEug1 chromosome 1, mMacEug1.pri_v2, whole genome shotgun sequence, one genomic interval encodes:
- the KCNIP3 gene encoding calsenilin isoform X4, giving the protein MLFGEVDPVQCCPAGVSSDSELELSAVRHQPEGLDQLQAQTKFTKKELQSLYRGFKNECPTGLVDEETFKLIYSQFFPQGDATTYAHFLFNAFDADGNGAIHFEDFVVGLSILLRGTVHEKLKWAFNLYDINKDGYITKEEMLAIMKSIYDMMGRHTYPILREEAPLEHVERFFQKMDRNQDGVVTIEEFLETCQKDENIMSSMQLFENVI; this is encoded by the exons CAGTGACAGTGAACTGGAGCTCTCTGCTGTTCGCCACCAGCCAGAGGGGTTGGACCAGCTCCAGGCTCAGACCAAGTTTACCAAGAAGGAGCTGCAGTCTTTGTATAGAGGATTTAAGAAT GAATGTCCCACTGGCTTGGTAGATGAAGAGACTTTCAAGCTCATCTACTCCCAGTTTTTCCCTCAGGGAG ATGCTACCACATATGCACATTTCCTCTTCAATGCCTTTGATGCAGATGGGAATGGGGCCATTCACTTTGAG gatttTGTGGTGGGTCTCTCAATTTTGCTTCGAGGAACAGTCCATGAGAAGTTGAAATGGGCCTTTAATCTCTATGATATTAACAAGGATGGATACATCACAAAAGAG GAGATGCTGGCCATAATGAAATCCATTTATGACATGATGGGTCGTCACACCTACCCCATCCTGAGGGAAGAAGCCCCATTGGAGCATGTAGAAAGGTTCTTCCAG AAAATGGACAGGAATCAAGATGGAGTGGTAACCATTGAAGAATTCCTAGAGACTTGTCAGAAG GATGAAAACATCATGAGTTCCATGCAGTTATTTGAGAATGTGATTTAG